In Thermodesulfobacteriota bacterium, a single genomic region encodes these proteins:
- a CDS encoding type II toxin-antitoxin system HicB family antitoxin, with amino-acid sequence MNIFTAILHKEEDFYVALCPEVGTASQGETIEKAVKNLQEATELYLEEFPMDQTSRSLMTTFEVSAHA; translated from the coding sequence ATGAATATATTTACCGCTATTTTGCATAAAGAAGAAGATTTCTATGTGGCACTATGTCCCGAGGTAGGAACGGCCAGCCAGGGGGAGACCATTGAAAAGGCTGTAAAAAATCTCCAGGAAGCGACAGAGCTTTATCTGGAAGAATTTCCCATGGATCAAACGTCCCGCTCACTTATGACCACCTTTGAAGTGTCAGCCCATGCCTGA
- a CDS encoding SIS domain-containing protein codes for MKKPEKAYFKIMVGKMGAFFLAACKLAYRCLMANVYFCNSKSSAVENSIIFFPYAENVLNCGLAGIVSFKGKDKADRSVDMASLDDMAQKMSRFSYTACEKNNDSFDSHYLGENDLIDSLLQSVRTLKEKDFFYHLFMNGDTQDELVKLADFLSNTIDTEVKLLSDHMGHLDTQAVDTITQRIESLKDIAWCIHAEIIDNLIKVKDLLSLCPTSPTFSSVSIFKNINAVLNSIDRLEVRGRDSAGISLMFILEKSQFKRFEKSIKSANLYDRFKERSAQEVLTNMGISVNETKDESGEELSAITLTYKVAAEIGKLGDNIKFLRKQIKNDPVLQIVAGFPHRFHTVSSHTRWASVGAITEANCHPVDNDVPGSETEKTGIIHVCLNGDIDNYLQLKAEFESEGNSIHSDITSDTKIIPLRIEKYLKQGHRVREAFRLAVNDFEGSHAISMHTDLAPGKLFLAQKGSGQSIFIGLANHHYMPVSEVYGFIEETQSFIKMDGETVADGIEGTTQGQVFTLSQQSAGGIHGIQAMFYDGTPINLGEKDVKHTEITSRDIDRQKFPHYFLKEISESPISVEKTIQNRWKIKPGEKDTYITAMDETIIPRSLQQALAENRIRRIFFVGQGTAGVASLACANIMTYYLDDPGIQIDALKASELSGFKLDEKDDAQSMIDTLVIAISQSGTTTDTNRSIEMVKDRGAYTLAIVNRRDSDITFKVNGVMYTSSGRDIEMSVASTKAFYSQIIAGALLGLFIADLQGRRNDAFISEEIKRLLKIPSQMRKVLAMRSKIEQSAGRLAPTRTYWAAVGSGPNKASADEIRIKLSELCYKTISSDFVEDKKHIDLSSEPLIIVCAAGTRPTVIGDIIKDTAIFKAHKAMPVVIADEGENGFDTYAEDVFHVPVVSEHLAPILNTLVGHIWGYYAALAINKGSRFLYGFQEEIRNTLDKHAQKGSDVYEAILEKSFREKIMTFYTELRRKKTQNRFPAAMGLEAASDLTLLLKYLAGRLPVSDFELEFGVKGTPLNMLNRLFRCLGESINSMARPVDAIKHQAKTVTVGTSRISEKVEGILFEALAAHHFNTYQLINRNILVLKNLQQIVSDIKGAIRYKIGNLNLLGEPTDETTIEVLKKEGVLKPIPSRVETDTKLKGTKKIIVRQGNVYIGKGRKDDRSIIVIPIISTSPDMPNMIEYLLLLNIGFKENIPLSTKIKALGGKYEHIKNIVQENSAPWDDRHLELVETDTLFGRSAEKIGEFIVSSLRK; via the coding sequence ACAGTCATTATCTTGGTGAAAATGACCTGATCGACTCTTTGTTACAATCCGTCCGTACACTCAAAGAAAAAGATTTTTTTTACCATCTTTTCATGAATGGAGACACACAGGACGAACTTGTAAAATTGGCAGATTTCCTTTCCAATACCATTGATACCGAAGTGAAATTGCTGTCTGACCATATGGGGCATCTGGATACCCAAGCGGTCGATACCATCACCCAACGAATTGAAAGCTTAAAAGATATTGCCTGGTGTATTCATGCTGAAATCATAGACAATTTAATAAAGGTGAAGGATCTGCTCAGTCTTTGCCCGACTTCGCCTACCTTTTCATCGGTCAGTATATTTAAAAATATTAATGCGGTGCTTAACAGCATTGATCGGCTGGAAGTCCGGGGGCGTGATTCGGCAGGTATCTCTTTGATGTTTATCCTGGAAAAGAGCCAGTTTAAAAGATTTGAAAAATCAATTAAAAGTGCCAACCTTTATGACCGGTTTAAAGAGCGGTCGGCCCAGGAGGTTCTTACCAACATGGGCATCAGTGTGAATGAAACCAAAGATGAAAGCGGTGAAGAACTCTCAGCGATCACGCTTACTTATAAAGTTGCGGCTGAAATAGGAAAACTGGGAGATAATATTAAGTTTTTGCGAAAACAGATTAAAAACGACCCTGTACTTCAAATCGTGGCCGGTTTTCCCCACCGGTTTCACACTGTTTCTTCCCATACACGATGGGCATCGGTTGGCGCGATCACCGAGGCAAACTGTCACCCGGTGGACAACGATGTACCTGGAAGCGAAACGGAAAAAACCGGAATCATTCATGTGTGCTTAAATGGCGATATCGATAACTACCTTCAGTTGAAAGCGGAATTTGAATCAGAGGGAAATTCTATCCACAGCGACATCACCTCCGATACTAAAATCATTCCCCTCCGGATTGAAAAGTATCTTAAACAGGGCCACCGTGTTCGTGAAGCATTTCGGCTGGCGGTCAATGATTTTGAAGGATCCCACGCCATATCCATGCATACCGATCTTGCACCCGGCAAGCTTTTTCTGGCCCAGAAAGGAAGTGGACAGTCTATATTTATTGGACTGGCGAACCATCATTACATGCCGGTTTCTGAAGTTTACGGGTTTATTGAAGAGACTCAATCCTTTATTAAAATGGACGGGGAAACAGTTGCCGATGGGATTGAAGGAACAACCCAGGGACAGGTTTTCACTCTCAGTCAGCAATCAGCGGGAGGCATTCATGGCATCCAGGCCATGTTTTATGACGGAACTCCGATAAATCTGGGCGAAAAAGATGTTAAACATACCGAAATCACCTCAAGAGACATCGATCGCCAGAAGTTTCCCCACTATTTTTTAAAAGAGATTTCAGAATCTCCCATCTCAGTGGAAAAAACTATTCAAAACCGCTGGAAGATTAAACCCGGCGAAAAAGACACTTATATTACGGCCATGGATGAAACCATCATACCCCGATCATTACAACAGGCCCTGGCTGAAAACCGGATACGACGGATATTTTTTGTGGGGCAGGGTACGGCGGGGGTCGCCTCCCTGGCATGTGCCAACATTATGACTTATTACCTGGATGATCCGGGGATACAAATCGATGCGCTCAAAGCCTCGGAACTTTCCGGGTTTAAGCTTGACGAAAAAGATGATGCGCAGAGCATGATCGACACTCTTGTTATCGCCATCAGCCAGTCAGGAACGACCACCGACACCAATCGTTCGATTGAAATGGTGAAAGATCGGGGCGCGTATACCCTTGCCATTGTCAACCGGAGAGATTCGGATATCACCTTCAAAGTGAACGGCGTCATGTATACCAGCAGTGGCAGGGATATTGAAATGTCAGTGGCTTCAACAAAGGCATTTTATTCCCAGATTATTGCCGGAGCTCTCCTGGGGCTTTTTATAGCCGACTTGCAAGGTCGCAGAAATGATGCCTTCATATCAGAGGAGATAAAACGACTTTTGAAAATTCCTTCGCAAATGAGAAAAGTTCTGGCAATGAGAAGTAAAATCGAGCAATCCGCCGGAAGACTCGCCCCGACCAGAACATACTGGGCGGCGGTCGGAAGCGGCCCCAACAAGGCTTCGGCAGATGAGATACGTATCAAGCTTTCCGAGCTTTGTTACAAGACGATTTCGTCCGACTTTGTGGAGGACAAGAAGCATATAGACCTTTCATCCGAGCCGCTTATCATCGTCTGTGCAGCCGGGACAAGGCCCACCGTCATCGGTGATATTATAAAAGATACGGCTATATTTAAAGCGCATAAGGCCATGCCCGTGGTCATCGCTGATGAGGGGGAAAACGGGTTTGATACCTATGCCGAGGATGTCTTCCATGTTCCTGTGGTCAGTGAACATCTTGCCCCCATTCTAAACACGCTGGTGGGACATATCTGGGGATATTACGCCGCCTTGGCCATAAACAAGGGGTCGCGTTTTCTCTACGGTTTCCAGGAAGAAATTCGAAATACGTTGGACAAACATGCCCAAAAAGGCAGCGATGTCTACGAAGCAATTCTGGAAAAATCGTTCAGGGAAAAGATAATGACCTTTTATACTGAACTTAGACGAAAGAAAACCCAAAACCGTTTTCCGGCCGCCATGGGACTCGAAGCCGCATCGGATCTGACGCTTCTTCTTAAATACCTGGCCGGAAGGCTTCCGGTGTCTGATTTTGAGCTTGAATTTGGTGTAAAAGGAACACCGCTCAACATGCTGAACAGGCTTTTCAGGTGCCTGGGTGAGTCGATCAACAGCATGGCCCGTCCTGTGGATGCCATCAAGCACCAGGCAAAAACAGTTACCGTGGGAACCAGTCGAATCAGTGAAAAGGTCGAAGGGATACTTTTTGAAGCTTTGGCTGCCCACCATTTCAATACCTACCAGTTGATAAACAGAAATATTCTGGTTCTTAAAAACCTGCAACAAATCGTTTCCGATATCAAAGGAGCGATTCGTTACAAAATCGGAAATTTAAATCTTCTTGGTGAACCGACGGATGAAACCACTATCGAGGTATTGAAAAAGGAAGGGGTGCTTAAACCTATTCCATCCCGGGTGGAAACCGACACGAAGCTAAAAGGAACAAAGAAAATCATTGTCAGACAGGGAAATGTCTATATCGGCAAAGGTCGTAAAGATGACAGGAGCATTATTGTGATCCCCATCATTTCTACCTCCCCGGATATGCCGAACATGATTGAATACCTGCTGTTGCTGAATATCGGTTTTAAAGAGAATATTCCACTTTCAACCAAAATAAAGGCCCTGGGGGGCAAGTACGAGCATATCAAGAATATCGTTCAGGAAAACAGCGCCCCATGGGATGACCGGCACCTGGAATTGGTTGAAACGGATACCCTTTTCGGAAGATCGGCAGAAAAGATAGGAGAATTTATCGTATCAAGCCTGAGAAAGTAA
- a CDS encoding type II toxin-antitoxin system HicA family toxin: MPELPRISGNEAINAFKRLGFYQARQKGSHVVMRKDDRGCVIPLHKNLAIGTLRNAIRQAGVSVDEFVVAYKEK, encoded by the coding sequence ATGCCTGAACTTCCCAGAATATCAGGCAATGAAGCCATTAACGCATTCAAAAGACTCGGTTTTTATCAGGCACGCCAGAAAGGTAGCCACGTTGTGATGCGCAAGGATGACCGAGGATGTGTCATACCTTTGCATAAAAATCTTGCCATTGGAACACTAAGAAACGCAATCCGACAGGCCGGCGTTTCCGTTGACGAATTTGTTGTTGCCTATAAAGAGAAATAA